The following coding sequences lie in one Fusarium poae strain DAOMC 252244 chromosome 1, whole genome shotgun sequence genomic window:
- the PHO4_1 gene encoding phosphate-sensing transcription factor (TransMembrane:9 (i7-26o86-107i119-141o153-177i189-212o227-251i406-425o453-473i543-566o)): MAVFAQYDYLFAVGTIFAFLDAWNIGANDVANSWASSVSSRSISYFQAMIGASIMEFTGALGVGGRVADTIRTQIVDVSAFDDSPALLMLGMVCAVIASASYLTMATRLGFPVSTTHSILGGVLGMGIGALGGKGITWVGYNEQGSVDIQKGVVQVFLAWIIAPMLSGIFGAAIFLFTKYAVLLRKSPAIKGLILVPFYFWLTASLIVMLLLWKGGSYEVNLTEEQIPGVIVATGAGWGLLMAIFLVPWLYRIVIKEDWQLKSYHILQGPFLLRRGPVPPTPDNFQGVVRNFYEGHLTREELEERRNARAAALGEDLETGNGKKVATDSATEEPEVENPYAHKSMIGPKPNKPWYTGAFMWWAFKFAILHGVDKDIVGSQGEKSVVAGDVEEIHARAEHFDNRTEFLYTFLQIMTAASASFVHGANDIANAIGPYATIYQIWQEGVIPDKSEVPVWILAFGGAGIVLGLWTYGYNIMRNLGNRVTLMSPARGFSIELGSVITVVLATRLKLPVSTTQCITGAIVGVGLCNGDWRAINWRMVAWIYMGWFITVPTAGLISGILMAFITNAPNWS, encoded by the exons ATGGCAGTCTTCGCTCAGTACGACTACCTGTTTGCGGTAGGCACAATCTTTGCCTTCCTTGACGCCTGGAACATCGGTGCCAACGATGTCGCCAACTCTTGGGCATCGTCCGTGTCCTCGCGGTCCATCAGCTATTTCCAGGCCATGATCGGTGCCAGTATCATGGAGTTCACTGGTGCTCTCGGTGTTGGTGGTCGAGTCGCCGACACCATCCGAACACAGATTGTCGATGTCTCGGCTTTCGATGACAGTCCTGCTCTTCTCATGCTGGGCATGGTTTGTGCTGTCATCGCTTCTGCTAGTTACCTCACTATGGCTACCCGTCTTGGTTTCCCCGTTTCCACCACTCACTCTATCCTTGGTGGTGTCCTCGGTATGGGTATTGGTGCTCTTGGTGGCAAGGGTATTACCTGGGTCGGTTACAACGAACAAGGTAGCGTTGACATCCAGAAGGGTGTTGTCCAG GTCTTCCTCGCTTGGATCATCGCTCCTATGCTCTCTGGTATCTTCGGTGccgccatcttcctcttcaccaAATACGCCGTCCTCCTCCGAAAGAGTCCCGCCATCAAGGGTCTTATTCTTGTCCCCTTCTACTTCTGGCTCACTGCCTCACTCATTGTCATGCTTCTCCTCTGGAAGGGTGGCTCTTACGAGGTCAACCTCACTGAGGAACAGATTCCTGGTGTCATCGTCGCCACGGGTGCTGGTTGGGGTCTTCTCATGGCCATCTTCCTTGTTCCTTGGCTGTACCGTATCGTCATCAAGGAGGACTGGCAGCTCAAGTCCTACCATATCCTTCAGGGTCCTTTCCTCCTCCGCCGAGGCCCTGTTCCTCCTACCCCTGACAACTTCCAAGGTGTCGTCCGCAACTTCTACGAGGGCCATCTTACCCGCGAGGAGCTTGAGGAGCGTCGCAATGCCCGCGCTGCTGCCCTTGGTGAGGATCTCGAGACTGGCAACGGCAAGAAGGTCGCTACCGACAGTGCCACTGAGGAGCCCGAGGTTGAGAACCCCTATGCGCACAAGTCCATGATCGGCCCCAAGCCCAACAAGCCCTGGTACACTGGTGCCTTTATGTGGTGGGCTTTCAAGTTCGCTATCCTCCACGGTGTTGACAAGGACATTGTCGGTTCTCAGGGTGAAAAGTCTGTTGTCGCTGGTGACGTCGAGGAGATCCACGCTCGCGCCGAGCACTTTGACAACCGAACCGAGTTCCTCTACACTTTCCTCCAGATCATGACTGCTGCTTCTGCCTCTTTCGTCCACGGTGCCAACGATATTGCCAACGCTATCGGTCCTTACGCCACCATCTACCAGATCTGGCAAGAGGGTGTCATCCCCGACAAGTCCGAGGTCCCTGTCTGGATTCTCGCTTTCGGTGGTGCCGGTATTGTCCTCGGTCTCTGGACATATGGATACAACATCATGCGCAACTTGGGTAACCGAGTCACCCTCATGTCTCCTGCCCGTGGTTTCTCTATTGAGCTCGGCTCTGTCATTACTGTCGTCCTCGCCACACGTCTCAAGCTCCCTGTTTCCACTACTCAGTGCATTACTGGTGCTATTGTCGGTGTTGGTCTCTGCAACGGTGACTGGCGAGCTATCAACTGGCGCATGGTCGCCTGGATCTACATGGGTTGGTTCATCACTGTTCCTACAGCTGGTCTGATTTCAGGAATTCTGATGGCCTTCATCACCAACGCTCCCAACTGGAGCTAA
- the SDA1 gene encoding Severe Depolymerization of Actin (BUSCO:12112at5125) — protein MVKRKVAALEKIDADFAALQQKIRRDPRSYKEEFLKQWEQYEAQREIFLVSPSTASADSVESFHNIIDLIAHVADCYKEETATFPDDLKEILTQHHVVLHPDLREKIVGSLVLLRRKEVIDSTDVLTTLFPILVSSPSKTLRETLFQKILADLRNSNNKSINHPLNRTVQTVLYNLVTADRDSPRAIWAIKLTREMWKRQFWTDAKPVDVMKEACLSNNEKVVIGAVRFFLGGDKEREELEDESSDEEVDLSQVKHQMGINKKTKKSKKAYDKAVDKVKRSERKKNKPHPLNFSALHLLHDPQSFAEELFSKHLQNTKAKLSLDTKILVTQLVTRLVGLHKLTIVALYSWFIKFLTPKQHSVTSFLASLAQAVHNLVPPDVLEPLITKIANEFVSEAAAAEVAAAGLNSIREICARQPLAMTDTLLQDLVQYRKSKDKGVMMAAKGLLSLYREVGAELLKKRDRGKNATINLKAGIQAQRKFGEEDAGGIEGLDLLEKWKEEEKKKKRLAMGLPEDAATDEEEEENKDDEWEVGSDDSSDSGEWINVYHSSDEEDDDDEPASKKQKTEADIAADEKAKKALEEKEAEIDRISKLATTTILTPADLAKLQELRMTSQLDKALGSRRKRQKELEDRHRDDGLTAEQIEAPARLRKLTKEERAELAKEGKPDRDEHKSTQAIRKSKMQAQGKSTSNREKARNKNIFMTMGKAKSKNKRSLVETRKVLTRHITRSTRGGRRANGT, from the exons ATGGTCAAACGAAAGGTCGCTGCGCTCGAGAAGATCGATGCTGATTT CGCTGCTCTTCAGCAGAAAATCCGTCGCGATCCCAGATCTTACAAGGAAGAGTTCTTGAAACAATGGGAACAATATGAGGCCCAGCGCGAAATCTTTCTCGTCTCTCCCTCCACCGCAAGCGCCGATTCCGTCGAGTCTTTTCACAACATTATCGATCTAATTGCTCACGTCGCCGATTGCTACAAGGAAGAGACCGCAACCTTCCCCGACGATCTCAAGGAGATTCTTACCCAGCATCATGTTGTTCTACACCCTGATTTGCGCGAGAAGATTGTCGGAAGTTTGGTCCTGCTCCGAAGAAAGGAAGTTATCGACTCAACGGACGTTCTTACCACTCTCTTTCCCATTCTCGTATCTTCGCCGTCCAAGACTCTTCGTGAGACTCTTTTCCAGAAAATTCTGGCCGATCTCCGAAACTCAAACAACAAATCGATTAACCACCCTCTCAACCGTACCGTACAGACCGTCCTTTATAACCTCGTCACCGCCGACCGAGATTCTCCCAGAGCCATCTGGGCCATCAAGCTCACTCGTGAGATGTGGAAGCGACAGTTCTGGACCGATGCGAAGCCTGTAGATGTTATGAAGGAAGCCTGTCTATCGAATAATGAAAAGGTCGTCATTGGCGCTGTTCGCTTTTTCCTCGGTGGAGATAaggaaagagaagagctCGAGGACGAGAGCAGTGATGAAGAGGTTGATCTGAGCCAGGTCAAGCATCAAATGGGCATCAacaagaagaccaagaagtCGAAGAAGGCTTACGACAAGGCCGTCGACAAGGTCAAGCGTTCTGAGCGTAAGAAGAACAAGCCTCATCCCCTCAACTTTTCAGCTCTACATCTCCTTCACGATCCTCAGAGCTTTGCTGAGGAGCTCTTCTCAAAACATCTACAAAACACAAAGGCGAAGCTGTCTCTCGACACAAAGATCCTAGTGACGCAATTAGTTACCCGACTTGTTGGTCTGCACAAGTTGACTATCGTGGCGCTCTACTCCTGGTTCATCAAGTTCCTTACTCCCAAGCAACACTCTGTCACATCATTCCTGGCTTCTTTGGCGCAGGCTGTTCACAACCTTGTGCCTCCGGATGTTCTGGAGCCTTTGATCACAAAGATTGCAAACGAGTTCGTCTCTGAAGCTGCAGCTGCCGAGGTTGCGGCTGCTGGTCTCAACTCGATTCGCGAGATTTGTGCCCGTCAACCCCTAGCCATGACTGATACGTTATTGCAAGACTTGGTTCAATACCGAAAGAGTAAGGATAAGGGTGTCATGATGGCTGCCAAGGGTCTTTTGTCGCTGTACCGAGAGGTTGGTGCCGAGCTTTTGAAGAAGCGAGACCGTGGTAAGAATGCCACCATTAACCTGAAGGCTGGTATTCAGGCTCAGCGCAAGTTCGGTGAGGAGGATGCCGGCGGCATCGAGGGTCTGGATCTTTTGGAGAAGTggaaggaggaggaaaagaagaagaaacgacTCGCTATGGGTCTTCCTGAGGATGCTGCGActgacgaagaggaggaggaaaacAAAGACGACGAATGGGAGGTCGGCTCTGACGACAGCAGTGACTCTGGCGAGTGGATCAACGTCTATCACTCATCcgatgaggaggacgatgatgatgaacccgcatcaaagaagcaaaagaCAGAGGCAGATATCGCTGCGGACgaaaaggccaagaaggctcttgaggagaaggaagctgAGATTGATCGCATCTCCAAGCTCGCCACAACAACCATCCTTACACCCGCTGATCTTGCCAAGCTTCAAGAACTTCGCATGACCTCTCAACTCGACAAAGCTCTTGGCAGTCGCCGCAAGCGCCAGAAGGAGCTTGAAGACCGCCATCGCGACGACGGTCTCACAGCTGAGCAGATCGAGGCGCCTGCTCGCCTACGCAAGCTGACCAAGGAGGAGCGTGCAGAGCTCGCCAAGGAGGGCAAGCCCGACAGAGACGAGCACAAGTCTACACAGGCGATCCGCAAGTCCAAGATGCAGGCTCAGGGCAAGAGTACCAGCAACAGAGAAAAGGCACGCAACAAGAACATCTTTATGACGATGGGCAAGGCGAAGAGCAAGAATAAGAGGAGTTTGGTCGAGACGAGAAAGGTTCTTACGAGGCACATTACCAGAAGTACTAGAGGTGGAAGGAGAGCGAACGGAACTTGA
- a CDS encoding hypothetical protein (TransMembrane:6 (i23-47o59-78i90-106o112-136i148-168o174-193i)) → MAFQAQETHSKADEKPFIKQYKLFHASFAQFCYTGAQVAIASFFINYAVELRPNTSESVGAKLFAGAQAAFTVGRFFGTFLMKFIKPRKVFLVFLTMCIVFIGPPIVHHGNAGIACLYIVLFFESICFPTIVALGMRGLGRHTKRGSGFIIAGVIGGACVPPLTGAVADMHDMGISMVVPMIFFVVALSYPIAVNFVPAYKNVVDVFYEADIGIGDRTIDEEKIQGGHVEEKGELPAAR, encoded by the coding sequence ATGGCGTTCCAAGCCCAAGAGACTCACTCAAAGGCCGACGAGAAACCGTTCATCAAGCAATACAAGCTCTTCCATGCATCTTTCGCTCAGTTCTGCTATACTGGTGCTCAAGTCGCCATTGCGAGTTTCTTCATCAACTACGCCGTCGAGTTGCGTCCCAACACGTCAGAATCTGTAGGAGCAAAGCTCTTTGCCGGTGCGCAAGCAGCCTTCACAGTTGGTCGATTTTTTGGAACATTTCTCATGAAGTTCATCAAGCCCAGAAAGGTGTTTCTGGTGTTCCTGACCATGTGTATCGTCTTCATCGGCCCGCCTATTGTTCATCACGGTAACGCCGGTATCGCATGTCTCTACATCGTTCTCTTTTTCGAGTCCATCTGTTTCCCTACTATTGTGGCGCTAGGTATGAGAGGTCTTGGACGACACACCAAGAGAGGTAGTGGTTTCATCATTGCTGGTGTTATCGGCGGTGCTTGTGTTCCTCCTCTGACAGGAGCTGTGGCTGATATGCATGATATGGGAATCTCCATGGTTGTTCCCATGATCTTTTTCGTGGTGGCTTTGTCGTATCCCATTGCCGTCAACTTTGTTCCCGCTTACAAGAACGTTGTGGATGTCTTTTACGAGGCGGATATTGGTATTGGCGATCGAACTATCGACGAGGAGAAGATTCAAGGTGGGCACGTCGAAGAGAAGGGCGAATTGCCAGCTGCTCGTTAA
- a CDS encoding hypothetical protein (SECRETED:SignalP(1-16)), whose amino-acid sequence MKTATYMAMAFGLVSALETLPDTEPCDCELEDPCYMAVNDNRLALCGANVFLNCEISQIPAECTGSTDEERREAVNEACTCIIPTTTTGTVASTETATTEAGTATTEAGTATTEAGTATTEAGTASTEAGIATTEAGTATTGTEIGTETTDVATDVTTDAATGATTETSVPTTTEEDCDDETTTEEATAPATVVTGTETATVPVDTATESAPTGTESAPVDTATESAPTGTETAPVDTATESAPTGTETAPVDTATESAPTGTETAPVDTATESAPTGTETAPVDTATESAPTGTETAPVDTKTDSVPTGTETAPVDTATESAPTGTETAPVDTKTDSIPTGTETAPVDTKTDSIPTGTETAPVDTKTDSIPTGTETAPVDTTQTGANGVSTTGATVPYTTKTVYTTATNTYTKCPDYVKDCPAGSHDPYTVTETIAVSTTVCPVTEEHPSKPTGYSPENPEKYTTKTIYSTEVYTVTKCPPSVKDCPYGSVTTKTYPVSTTVCPVTEEHPSKPTGYAPVTEGHPSKPTGYAPPNTSTLYTTKTTYSTKVYTVTECGPEVKDCPYGSVKTETVPCTTVYATGTKEIPSYPTVVIPGKPEHPTPEHPETPSEEHPAKPEHPEYPAPEHPAQPEQPAKPEHPEAPAQPEKPHYPAPPAAETTGSGYKAPAPSQPSATVPYHQPTGTAPAVEVTAGASRFGVEMAVAAAGIFAILL is encoded by the coding sequence ATGAAGACCGCTACTTACATGGCCATGGCCTTTGGCCTGGTCTCTGCCCTTGAGACTCTTCCCGACACCGAGCCTTGCGACTGTGAGCTCGAAGACCCTTGCTACATGGCTGTCAATGACAACAGGCTCGCTCTCTGTGGCGCCAATGTCTTCCTCAACTGCGAGATCAGCCAAATCCCTGCCGAGTGCACTGGCTCCACTGATGAAGAGCGTCGTGAGGCTGTCAACGAGGCCTGCACTTGCATCATCCCAACCACCACTACCGGCACCGTCGCCAGCACCGAGACTGCTACCACTGAGGCCGGCACTGCTACCACTGAGGCTGGCACTGCTACCACTGAGGCTGGCACTGCTACTACCGAGGCTGGTACCGCTTCCACCGAGGCTGGTATCGCTACCACTGAGGCCGGTACTGCGACCACCGGCACTGAGATCGGTACTGAGACCACCGATGTTGCTACCGATGTCACCACTGACGCCGCCACTGGTGCCACCACCGAGACCTCTgttcccaccaccaccgaggAGGACTGTGACGACGAGACCACCACTGAGGAGGCCACTGCCCCTGCTACCGTTGTCACTGGCACTGAGACCGCCACTGTCCCTGTTGACACTGCCACCGAGTCTGctcccactggtaccgagtcCGCCCCTGTCGACACTGCTACTGAGTCCGCCCCTACCGGCACTGAGACTGCTCCCGTCGACACCGCTACTGAGTCCGCCCCTACCGGCACTGAGACTGCTCCCGTTGACACTGCTACCGAGTCTGCTCCTACCGGTACTGAGACTGCTCCCGTTGACACTGCTACCGAGTCTGCTCCTACCGGTACTGAGACTGCTCCCGTTGACACTGCTACCGAGTCTGCTCCTACCGGTACTGAGACCGCCCCTGTTGACACCAAGACTGACTCTGTTCCTACTGGCACTGAGACTGCCCCTGTTGACACTGCTACTGAGTCCGCCCCTACCGGCACTGAGACTGCTCCCGTCGATACTAAGACTGACTCTATCCCTACCGGCACTGAGACTGCTCCCGTCGACACCAAGACTGACTCTATCCCTACCGGCACTGAGACTGCTCCCGTCGACACCAAGACTGACTCTATCCCTACCGGCACCGAGACTGCTCCCGTCGACACCACCCAGACTGGTGCCAACGGTGTCTCCACCACTGGTGCTACCGTCCCTTACACCACCAAGACTGTCTACACCACTGCTACCAACACCTACACCAAGTGCCCTGACTACGTCAAGGACTGCCCCGCTGGTAGCCACGACCCTTACACCGTTACTGAGACCATTGCTGTTTCTACCACTGTCTGCCCTGTGACCGAGGAGCACCCCTCCAAGCCTACTGGTTACTCTCCTGAGAACCCTGAGAAGTACACCACCAAGACCATCTACTCTACTGAGGTCTACACCGTCACCAAGTGCCCTCCTTCCGTCAAGGACTGCCCCTACGGATCCGTCACCACCAAGACCTACCCCGTCTCTACCACTGTCTGCCCTGTCACCGAGGAGCACCCCTCCAAGCCCACTGGTTACGCTCCCGTCACTGAGGGCCACCCCTCCAAGCCTACCGGTTACGCTCCTCCCAACACCAGCACTCTCTACACTACCAAGACCACCTACTCCACCAAGGTCTACACTGTCACTGAGTGCGGCCCCGAGGTTAAGGACTGCCCTTACGGATCCGTCAAGACTGAGACTGTTCCTTGCACCACTGTCTACGCCACCGGTACCAAGGAGATTCCTTCTTACCCTACCGTCGTCATTCCCGGCAAGCCTGAGCACCCCACTCCTGAGCACCCCGAGACTCCCTCCGAGGAGCACCCCGCCAAGCCCGAGCACCCTGAGTACCCTGCTCCTGAGCACCCTGCCCAGCCCGAGCAGCCTGCTAAGCCTGAGCACCCCGAGGCTCCTGCTCAGCCCGAGAAGCCTCACTACCCTGCTCCTCCTGCTGCCGAGACCACCGGCAGCGGCTACAAGGCTCCCGCTCCCAGCCAGCCTTCTGCCACCGTCCCCTACCACCAGCCTACTGGCACCGCTCCCGCCGTCGAGGTCACCGCTGGTGCCTCTCGCTTCGGTGTCGAGATGGCTGTCGCTGCCGCTGGTATCTTTGCCATTCTTCTGTAA
- a CDS encoding hypothetical protein (TransMembrane:1 (n3-14c22/23o556-584i)): MKVAVIGGGPAGLATLRFLAHAHEYFPIPPIEVRLFEAEAQIGGTFAYRVYEDAELVSSKYLTAFSDFRLPKDAPDFVTPEVYVKYLKDYATHFDLWPMIECKTKVGKVHRGKGNIGHVLDLTQESGPFQWKCDAVAVCSGINVNPVMPYIEGIERVETVLHSSRLKTRAQFGENTNVYIMGAGETGMDLAYLAVTSAAKTVTLCHRDGFFCAPKIIPIPRVRGSSPSSTVPNKPVDTSVASLFDTAYVHPRLQNSQLLWNYYDTWIKNMHTFISGTEEGPDQWVGQMCPSRKHADSILLCKSDKALPYMNVGKRSTSWANRVRSAYINVEIKDTEGKKIDVVSWPEKIDSDGLMSFGKTLPSDSVIPTEQRKPDVLIFATGFTRDFPFLDKEYPSVSQTNVRGIYKEGDVTIGYIGFIRPAIGAIPPLAELQAQLWVLRLLQDRYPREVPSTRDSDALEPYELDYQLHARGNYSFWDTKRGVDHESYAYQLALDMGSAPRAWTVMKKGFKVFYTWAMGSNFNTKFRFVGPWKWNDGAESIMRNELFNVVKRSGGFVYLATYTLVPFFIFGTMSLTLYAWYAICDFFATFFGRRSEAGTSKTRKLKKLYTAPLKTKFL, from the exons ATGAAAGTCGCCGTAATCGGCGGTGGTCCAGCTGGCCTGGCCACTCTTCGATTCCTCGCTCATGCTCACGAGTATTTCCCTATCCCACCTATCGAGGTCCGCCTTTTTGAAGCTGAAGCCCAGATCGGAGGCACTTTCGCCTATCGCGTGTATGAGGATGCCGAG CTGGTATCATCAAAGTACCTGACTGCATTTTCTGATTTCCGCCTCCCAAAAGATGCCCCTGACTTCGTCACTCCGGAAGTCTATGTCAAGTATCTCAAGGACTACGCTACTCACTTTGATCTTTGGCCCATGATCGAGTGCAAAACCAAGGTCGGCAAAGTTCACCGTGGGAAGGGCAACATCGGACACGTTCTCGACCTGACTCAGGAGTCTGGCCCCTTCCAGTGGAAGTGCGACGCCGTAGCTGTCTGTAGTGGCATCAACGTCAACCCAGTCATGCCCTACATTGAAGGTATTGAGCGGGTGGAAACTGTCCTCCACTCATCTCGACTCAAGACTCGAGCCCAGTTCGGCGAAAACACCAATGTTTACATCATGGGCGCCGGCGAAACTGGTATGGATCTTGCATATCTTGCAGTGACCTCGGCCGCCAAAACTGTCACCCTTTGTCACCGCGATGGTTTCTTTTGTGCACCCAAA ATAATTCCGATCCCCCGGGTTAGGGGTAGCTCACCTTCGTCTACTGTCCCGAACAAGCCTGTCGACACTTCGGTTGCAAGCTTGTTTGACACAGCCTACGTTCACCCCAGGCTTCAGAACAGCCAACTTCTTTGGAACTACTACGACACTTGGATAAAGAACATGCATACTTTTATTTCTGGTACCGAGGAGGGACCTGACCAGTGGGTGGGCCAAATGTGTCCTTCCCGAAAGCACGCAGACTCCA TTCTTCTTTGCAAGAGCGACAAAGCTCTTCCTTACATGAATGTCGGCAAGAGATCCACGTCCTGGGCCAACCGTGTTCGATCCGCCTACATAAATGTTGAGATCAAGGACACAGAAGGCAAGAAGATTGACGTTGTGAGCTGGCCCGAGAAAATTGACAGCGATGGCTTGATGAGCTTCGGTAAGACGCTCCCAAGTGACTCGGTCATCCCAACAGAGCAGCGCAAGCCCGACGTGTTGATTTTTGCTACTGGCTTTACCCGCGATTTTCCGTTTTTGGATAAGGAATACCCGAGTGTCTCGCAGACCAACGTCCGAGGTATCTACAAGGAAGGGGATGTGACGATTGGCTACATTGGATTCATTCGACCTGCAATTG GTGCTATCCCTCCCCTGGCAGAACTGCAAGCCCAGCTTTGGGTTTTGCGTTTGCTCCAGGACCGCTATCCCAGAGAAGTGCCGTCCACTCGCGACTCTGACGCTCTTGAGCCCTACGAACTTGATTACCAGCTTCATGCCCGCGGCAACTACAGCTTTTGGGATACCAAGCGAGGCGTTGACCATGAGAGCTATGCCTACCAGCTGGCGCTCGACATGGGTTCTGCTCCCCGCGCGTGGACCGTAATGAAGAAGGGTTTCAAGGTCTTTTACACATGGGCCATGGGGTCCAATTTCAACACCAAATTCCGATTCGTCGGTCCTTGGAAGTGGAATGACGGCGCTGAAAGCATCATGCGCAACGAGTTGTTCAACGTGGTCAAGCGCTCTGGTGGTTTTGTTT ATCTTGCAACGTACACTCTTGTACCTTTTTTCATTTTTGGAACCATGAGCCTCACCCTCTATGCTTGGTACGCCATCTGCGACTTTTTTGCAACATTTTTTGGTCGACGGTCTGAGGCTGGTACCTCGAAGACCCGCAA ATTGAAGAAATTGTATACGGCTCCTCTCAAGACAAAGTTCCTCTAA
- a CDS encoding hypothetical protein (TransMembrane:5 (o31-51i72-93o99-119i167-185o197-217i)) yields the protein MGVKQFFKDRPLKVKDNKVTKAAELTLRESIWPIALVTVLFFLWGFSYGLLDTLNKHFQKVLDIDRARSAGLQAAYFGAYPLASLGHAAWILRHYSYKAVFIWGLSLYAIGALIAIPCIKAKSFAGFCMSIFIIGNGLGSLETAANPFITVCGPPRYSEIRINISQAFNGIGTVIAPVLGSYVFFNNLDDEEALANVQWVYLSIAVFVLILACLFYVSKIPEITDAGKSTPNYL from the exons ATGGGCGTTAAACAGTTCTTTAAAGACCGCCCTCTCAAGGTCaaagataataaagttaCTAAAGCAGCTGAACTCACCTTGCGAGAATCCATCTGGCCCATCGCTCTCGTCACagttctcttcttcctctgggGTTTTAGTTATGGCCTCCTCGACACGCTGAACAAGCATTTCCAAAAGGTCCTCGATATCGATCGTGCTCGATCTGCTGGTCTTCAAGCTGCGTATTTCGG TGCTTACCCTCTTGCTTCGCTGGGACACGCTGCGTGGATTCTTCGACATTACTCGTACAAGGCTGTTTTCATCTGGGGCCTCAGCTTATACGCCATCGGCGCCCTGATCGCTATCCCTTGTATCAAAGCCAAGTCTTTTGCTGGCTTTTGCAtgtccatcttcatcattggtAACGGTCTTGGCTCGCTCGAGACAGCCGCGAACCCTTTTATCACTG TCTGCGGTCCTCCCCGATACTCGGAAATTCGCATCAACATCTCCCAAGCATTCAATGGTATCGGCACCGTCATAGCTCCTGTGCTAGGCTCATATGTCTTCTTCAACAACctcgacgatgaagaagcaTTGGCCAATGTGCAGTGGGTGTATCTGTCTATCGCCGTCTTCGTCCTGATCCTGGCGTGTCTCTTTTACGTATCCAAGATCCCTGAAATCACCGATGCTGGCAAGTCTACACCCAATTACCTATAA